A genomic region of Klebsiella sp. RIT-PI-d contains the following coding sequences:
- a CDS encoding phage minor tail U family protein, giving the protein MKHTEIRSAVIDALEIAVGDSVIYFDGRPAVIEEEDFPAIAVYLSDAEYTGENMDCDTWQATLHIEIFLPAQVPDSELDMWVESRIYSAISDIPALARLITVMVPQGYEYQRDDSLALWSSADLKYSINYEM; this is encoded by the coding sequence ATGAAACATACCGAAATACGTTCTGCGGTTATAGACGCACTGGAAATCGCTGTCGGGGATAGCGTCATTTATTTCGATGGCCGTCCTGCCGTTATTGAAGAAGAAGATTTTCCGGCTATCGCGGTTTATTTATCTGATGCGGAGTACACCGGTGAGAATATGGACTGCGACACCTGGCAGGCAACGCTGCACATAGAGATTTTCCTGCCTGCCCAGGTTCCTGATTCGGAGCTGGATATGTGGGTTGAATCGCGGATTTACTCTGCAATATCGGACATTCCGGCGCTGGCCAGGCTTATTACCGTGATGGTTCCACAGGGTTACGAATATCAGCGCGATGATAGCCTGGCACTGTGGAGTTCAGCCGATCTCAAATACTCAATTAATTACGAAATGTGA
- a CDS encoding phage tail protein, translating into MKGLEQIIANLNSLDRTMVPHASVWAINKVAASAITRAVRIVAREAVAGDNRVKGLPVRIIRQRVRLSKASTSGKKCRIRVNRGNLPAKKLGPVQVRLTRKKGTLLKKGSVLKVGKYLFRNAFLQQLANGRWQVMRRVNGKSRYPIDVVKVPLVEPLTAAFEQEKKRMLEEDMPKQLTAALRQQLRLYFKR; encoded by the coding sequence ATGAAGGGACTGGAGCAGATTATAGCCAACCTGAACAGTCTTGACCGGACTATGGTTCCCCATGCCAGCGTCTGGGCAATCAACAAGGTTGCAGCATCGGCAATAACTCGCGCTGTCCGGATTGTGGCCCGCGAGGCAGTTGCCGGAGATAACAGGGTCAAGGGATTACCGGTCCGGATCATAAGACAGCGCGTCAGGCTCAGCAAAGCGTCTACATCCGGCAAAAAATGCCGGATCCGGGTCAATCGCGGAAATCTGCCCGCTAAAAAACTCGGGCCGGTACAGGTAAGGCTAACAAGGAAGAAAGGGACGCTTTTGAAGAAGGGCAGCGTCCTGAAGGTCGGAAAATACCTTTTCAGGAATGCCTTTCTGCAGCAATTAGCCAATGGCCGCTGGCAGGTAATGCGGCGCGTAAATGGCAAAAGCCGATATCCCATCGACGTTGTGAAGGTTCCCCTGGTCGAACCGCTGACCGCGGCTTTTGAGCAGGAGAAAAAACGCATGCTGGAAGAAGACATGCCGAAGCAACTTACTGCCGCACTGCGGCAGCAACTGAGGCTGTATTTTAAACGATGA
- a CDS encoding head-tail joining protein: MAEFDNIFDAAISRADSTIRNVMGAEAHITSGLLAGHLVRGVFDDPENIGYAGDGVRIEGASPSLFVETASIRSLRRMDTIRIFNEPYWVERITPDDCGSCYVWLGRGLPPASTRRRQEA; the protein is encoded by the coding sequence GTGGCTGAATTCGATAACATTTTTGATGCGGCGATTTCCCGTGCTGACAGCACTATCCGCAATGTTATGGGGGCTGAGGCTCATATCACCTCGGGTTTGCTGGCTGGTCATCTGGTCAGAGGGGTATTCGATGATCCGGAAAATATTGGTTATGCCGGCGACGGCGTACGGATAGAGGGCGCAAGCCCCTCACTGTTCGTTGAAACAGCCAGCATAAGAAGCCTGCGGCGTATGGACACGATAAGGATTTTCAACGAGCCATACTGGGTTGAACGAATAACGCCGGATGACTGCGGTTCCTGCTATGTGTGGCTCGGTCGTGGCTTACCACCGGCCAGTACCCGCCGTCGACAGGAGGCTTAA
- the gpFI gene encoding DNA-packaging protein FI, whose protein sequence is MTKDELIARLKALGAQLGRDVSLAGSKEELAMRVAELEEELEDDGDGGSGDVTTATTDASVLPGPGTAATLATSERSPVALKKVVARATLHIDAIAEDDDIPVPIATLGTVIRISSQYVTGLVNAGLVEEA, encoded by the coding sequence ATGACAAAAGATGAACTGATTGCGCGTCTTAAGGCGCTGGGGGCTCAGCTGGGCCGCGATGTCAGCCTGGCCGGTTCCAAAGAAGAACTGGCTATGCGCGTGGCTGAACTTGAAGAAGAGCTTGAGGATGACGGCGACGGTGGGAGTGGCGACGTCACTACTGCAACCACTGACGCCTCAGTCTTGCCAGGCCCTGGCACCGCCGCGACGCTGGCAACTTCTGAGCGCTCTCCCGTTGCACTGAAAAAGGTTGTGGCCCGGGCCACGCTCCATATTGACGCAATCGCAGAGGACGACGATATCCCGGTCCCGATCGCGACGCTGGGTACTGTCATCCGTATTTCTTCGCAATATGTCACCGGTCTGGTTAATGCCGGACTGGTGGAAGAGGCGTAA
- a CDS encoding major capsid protein: protein MSMYSTAQLLAVNEKKFKFDPLFLRIFFRESYPFTTEKVYLSQIPGLVNMAVYVSPVVSGEVIRSRGGSTSEFTPGYVKPKHEVNPQMTLRRLPDEDPANLADPAYRRRRIILQNMKDEELAIAQVEEQQAVAAVLKGKYTMNGEKFEPVEVDLGRSAGNNIIQSGTAAWSGKDKETFDPTDDIETYALNASGVVNIIVFDPKGWALFRSFKAVKDKLDTRRGSNSELETAIKDLGKAVSYKGMYGDVAIVVYSGQYVEDGVKKNYLPDLSLVLGNTQARGLRTYGCIQDVDAQREGINASARYPKNWVQTGDPAREFTMIQSAPLMLLADPDEFVSVKLA from the coding sequence ATGTCCATGTATTCCACTGCACAGCTGCTGGCGGTCAATGAGAAGAAATTTAAATTTGATCCACTGTTTCTGCGCATCTTCTTTCGTGAAAGCTATCCATTCACGACTGAGAAAGTCTATCTCTCTCAGATCCCTGGCCTGGTCAATATGGCGGTGTACGTTTCGCCGGTCGTTTCCGGTGAGGTGATCCGCTCGCGCGGCGGCAGTACTTCCGAGTTCACGCCGGGCTATGTTAAGCCGAAACATGAAGTAAACCCACAAATGACGCTGCGCCGTCTTCCGGATGAAGATCCGGCAAATCTTGCAGATCCGGCCTATCGCCGCCGTCGTATTATCCTTCAGAACATGAAGGATGAAGAACTTGCCATTGCTCAGGTTGAAGAGCAGCAGGCGGTGGCAGCAGTGCTGAAAGGCAAATACACCATGAACGGCGAAAAGTTTGAGCCGGTTGAGGTGGATCTGGGGCGTAGCGCCGGAAATAACATCATTCAGTCGGGTACCGCCGCCTGGTCCGGCAAGGATAAAGAAACGTTCGACCCCACTGATGATATTGAAACCTACGCGCTGAATGCCAGCGGCGTGGTGAATATCATCGTCTTTGATCCTAAGGGATGGGCGCTGTTCCGCTCATTCAAAGCGGTTAAAGACAAGCTTGATACCCGCCGTGGCTCCAACTCGGAGCTGGAAACCGCCATCAAAGATCTTGGCAAAGCCGTTTCTTATAAGGGGATGTACGGCGATGTGGCGATCGTCGTTTACTCCGGTCAGTACGTTGAAGACGGCGTTAAAAAGAACTATCTGCCCGATCTGTCTCTGGTGCTCGGTAACACTCAGGCGCGCGGACTGCGTACTTACGGCTGCATTCAGGATGTGGATGCGCAGCGTGAAGGTATTAACGCTTCCGCTCGTTATCCGAAGAACTGGGTACAAACGGGTGACCCAGCCCGTGAATTCACCATGATCCAGTCCGCCCCGCTGATGCTGCTGGCTGACCCGGACGAGTTCGTTTCCGTAAAACTGGCCTGA
- a CDS encoding head decoration protein, whose product MVNTETFGFYQPLGNSDPAHTASAPGGLTGLTLPMTPLMLNAETGKLIVWDGEKAGDAAGILAISADQSSKQLTFYKSGSFRIEDVLWPESLQDDTKKRNAFAGTPISIV is encoded by the coding sequence ATGGTAAATACAGAAACTTTTGGATTTTATCAGCCGCTGGGCAACAGCGATCCGGCTCACACTGCCAGCGCGCCCGGAGGGCTTACCGGTTTAACCCTGCCGATGACGCCGCTGATGCTCAACGCTGAGACGGGAAAGCTCATTGTCTGGGACGGTGAAAAAGCGGGTGATGCTGCCGGGATTCTGGCTATCTCAGCTGATCAGAGCAGTAAACAACTGACGTTCTATAAGTCCGGTTCTTTCCGGATTGAGGATGTGCTCTGGCCCGAATCCCTTCAGGACGACACCAAAAAACGTAATGCTTTTGCTGGCACGCCCATCAGCATTGTCTGA
- a CDS encoding S49 family peptidase, which yields MTPELRNLPHIAGLAFNEPLLLEPAYARVFFCALAGQLGITRLTDTVTGMTLSGEHMAEPVAIFGDGDDSGMRQPKSYQVINGIAVIPVSGTLVSKTRALQPYSGMTGYNGIIARLQQAVSDPDVEGIMLDMDTPGGMVAGAFDCSDVIARLRDIKPVWALANDMNCSAGQLIASAASRRLVTQTARTGSIGVMMAHSNYGAALKTQGVEVTLIYSGEHKVDGNPYEKLPENIRNDFQSRIDSARQMFAGKVAEYTGLSVQAVLDTEAAVFNGREAIDAGIADELVNNTDALSVMRDALNNRNKTITGGRMKGSTASAETTQQPAATSPAAENQTTANNATASAVPADTANVSVQIAEAVSTENARIMGILNCEEAGGREAQARVLAQTPGMTVEHAQRILAAAPQSAHARTDTALDRLMEAAPAAVGPGNAAKTATDALMNTPV from the coding sequence ATGACGCCCGAGCTGCGTAATCTCCCCCATATCGCGGGCCTCGCGTTTAATGAGCCGCTGTTACTCGAACCCGCCTATGCGCGGGTTTTCTTTTGTGCGCTGGCGGGGCAACTGGGCATAACCCGCCTGACAGACACTGTTACAGGTATGACGCTGAGCGGCGAACACATGGCTGAACCCGTTGCGATTTTCGGTGACGGTGATGACAGTGGGATGCGGCAGCCGAAAAGTTACCAGGTGATCAACGGCATTGCGGTGATACCTGTTTCCGGCACGCTGGTCAGCAAAACCCGAGCATTACAACCTTATTCGGGAATGACCGGGTACAACGGCATTATTGCCAGACTTCAGCAGGCTGTCAGCGATCCGGATGTGGAAGGGATCATGCTGGATATGGACACCCCTGGCGGAATGGTGGCGGGCGCTTTTGACTGCTCAGACGTCATCGCCCGGCTCCGCGATATCAAACCTGTCTGGGCACTCGCTAACGATATGAACTGTAGTGCCGGGCAGCTCATCGCCAGTGCAGCGTCCCGCCGGCTTGTTACCCAGACCGCGCGCACTGGTTCGATTGGCGTCATGATGGCTCACAGTAATTATGGTGCCGCGCTGAAAACGCAGGGCGTTGAGGTGACTCTCATCTACAGCGGTGAGCATAAGGTTGATGGCAACCCGTATGAGAAACTCCCCGAAAATATTCGCAACGATTTCCAGTCACGTATTGATTCTGCCCGCCAGATGTTTGCGGGCAAGGTGGCGGAATATACAGGATTGTCCGTTCAGGCGGTGCTTGATACTGAAGCAGCCGTCTTCAACGGCAGAGAAGCCATTGATGCCGGCATTGCTGACGAGCTCGTAAATAACACCGACGCGCTCAGCGTGATGCGCGATGCACTTAATAACCGTAATAAAACCATTACCGGAGGACGTATGAAAGGTTCCACTGCATCCGCAGAAACCACCCAGCAGCCAGCCGCCACATCGCCAGCTGCTGAAAACCAGACCACTGCGAATAACGCTACTGCCAGCGCAGTACCCGCAGATACTGCGAATGTCAGCGTGCAGATCGCTGAAGCAGTGAGTACTGAGAATGCGCGCATTATGGGCATTCTTAATTGTGAAGAAGCAGGCGGACGCGAAGCCCAGGCCCGCGTACTGGCTCAGACACCGGGAATGACGGTCGAGCATGCGCAGCGCATTCTTGCGGCGGCACCACAAAGCGCGCATGCGCGCACTGATACTGCGCTGGATCGTCTGATGGAAGCCGCACCGGCAGCAGTGGGACCAGGTAATGCGGCCAAGACAGCTACCGATGCTCTGATGAACACCCCTGTTTAA
- a CDS encoding phage portal protein, whose protein sequence is MKLPALLGPDGRTSLREYAGYHGGAGGFGGQLRGWNPPSESVDAALLPNLARGNARADDLVRNNGYAANAIQLHQDHIVGSFFRLSHRPSWRFLGIREEESRAFAREVEAAWKEFAEDDHCYIDVERKRTFTMMIREGVAMHAFNGELFMQAAWDSGASRLFRTQFRMISPKRISNPGNRGDTQDCRAGVAVSSNGAALGYHVCEDSYPGWGAQKWTYVPRELAGGRTSFIHVFEPLEDGQTRGANQFYSVMEQMKMLDTLQNTQLQSAIVKAMYAATIESELDTQTAMDFILGADSKEQSKMSGWLGEMATYYSAAPVRLGGAKVPHLMPGDSLNLQSAQDTDNGYSTFEQSLLRYISAGLGVSYEQLSRNYSQMSYSTARASANESWAFFMGRRKFIASRQACQMFLCWLEEAIIRRVVMLPSRARFTFQEARSAWGNCDWIGSGRMAIDGLKEVQEAVMLIEAGLSTYEKECAKRGEDYQEIFAQQVRETLERRQAGLNPPAWAAAAFQSGLNNSSKEDEDDARAA, encoded by the coding sequence ATGAAATTGCCAGCGCTTTTAGGACCAGACGGCAGAACATCCCTGCGGGAATACGCCGGTTATCATGGCGGGGCCGGAGGTTTTGGCGGCCAGCTGCGCGGATGGAATCCACCCAGTGAAAGCGTGGATGCCGCGCTTTTGCCTAATCTCGCCAGGGGAAACGCACGAGCAGATGATCTTGTCCGTAATAATGGGTATGCAGCAAATGCCATACAGCTTCACCAGGATCATATCGTTGGTTCATTTTTTCGGCTGAGCCACCGACCCAGCTGGCGGTTTCTGGGTATACGCGAAGAAGAATCGCGGGCATTTGCGCGTGAAGTTGAAGCAGCCTGGAAAGAGTTTGCTGAGGACGATCACTGCTATATCGATGTTGAGAGAAAGCGGACATTTACCATGATGATCCGCGAAGGTGTCGCCATGCACGCGTTCAATGGTGAGCTTTTTATGCAGGCAGCCTGGGACAGCGGCGCGTCGCGGCTCTTTCGTACCCAGTTCAGGATGATCAGTCCGAAACGCATCAGCAATCCCGGGAACCGGGGTGATACTCAGGACTGTCGCGCAGGGGTGGCGGTCAGCAGCAACGGAGCAGCGCTGGGGTATCACGTCTGCGAAGACAGTTATCCCGGCTGGGGCGCGCAGAAATGGACTTACGTGCCGCGAGAGCTGGCAGGTGGACGGACCTCTTTTATCCATGTATTCGAGCCACTGGAAGACGGGCAGACACGCGGCGCAAATCAGTTTTACAGTGTGATGGAGCAGATGAAAATGCTCGATACGCTGCAAAATACCCAGTTGCAGAGCGCCATTGTGAAGGCCATGTACGCCGCGACCATTGAAAGCGAGCTCGATACCCAGACCGCCATGGATTTTATTCTCGGCGCTGACAGTAAAGAGCAGAGCAAAATGAGCGGATGGCTGGGGGAAATGGCAACCTACTATTCCGCAGCGCCGGTGCGCCTCGGCGGGGCGAAAGTTCCGCATCTTATGCCCGGCGACTCGCTGAATCTTCAGTCAGCTCAGGATACTGATAACGGATATTCAACCTTTGAGCAGTCCCTTCTGCGGTATATCTCTGCCGGGCTGGGCGTTTCTTACGAACAATTGTCGCGTAATTATTCACAAATGAGCTACTCGACGGCGCGCGCCAGTGCAAATGAATCATGGGCTTTCTTTATGGGACGGCGAAAGTTTATCGCCTCCCGCCAGGCCTGTCAGATGTTCCTGTGCTGGCTGGAAGAGGCCATCATCCGGCGCGTTGTGATGCTGCCCTCCAGAGCGCGTTTTACCTTTCAGGAAGCACGAAGCGCGTGGGGCAACTGCGACTGGATTGGCTCAGGGCGCATGGCTATCGATGGCCTGAAAGAGGTACAGGAGGCGGTCATGCTGATCGAGGCCGGGCTGAGTACCTATGAAAAAGAATGCGCCAAACGCGGCGAGGATTACCAGGAGATCTTTGCCCAGCAGGTGCGTGAAACACTGGAACGTCGGCAGGCCGGGCTTAACCCCCCCGCATGGGCTGCTGCTGCCTTTCAGTCCGGATTAAATAATTCCAGTAAGGAGGACGAAGATGACGCCCGAGCTGCGTAA
- a CDS encoding phage head-tail joining protein, with translation MATQTELDSARAALHDLMTGKRVATVQKDGRRVEFTATSVSDLKKYIAELESQIGITQRRRGPAGFYA, from the coding sequence ATGGCGACACAGACTGAACTCGACAGCGCGCGCGCTGCGCTGCATGACCTGATGACGGGCAAACGGGTTGCGACAGTGCAGAAAGATGGCCGTCGGGTGGAGTTCACTGCCACCTCCGTCAGCGATCTGAAAAAATATATTGCCGAACTGGAAAGCCAGATTGGTATCACACAACGTCGCCGGGGACCGGCAGGATTTTACGCATGA
- a CDS encoding phage terminase large subunit family protein: protein MNISNSQINGLQFSARAGLRSLFRPEPQTAVEWADENYYLPKESAYQEGRWETLPFQRAIMNAMGHDYIREVNVVKSARVGYSKMLLGVYAYFIEHKQRNSLIWLPTDGDAENFMKSHVEPTIRDIPPLLALAPWYGKKNRNNTLSMKRFSNGRGFWCLGGKAAKNYREKSVDVAGYDELAAFDEDIEKEGSPTFLGDKRIEGSVWPKSIRGSTPKIRGTCQIERAASESEHFLRFHVVCPHCGEEQYLKFGDRETPFGFKWLPGEPSSVYYLCEHNACVIKQQELDFTEARYICERTGIWTRDGLAWYSSTGEEIDPPDSVTFHIWTAYSPFTTWVQIVKDWIKTKGDTGKRKTFVNTTLGETWEARIGERPDAELIEERKELFHAPVPDRAVYLTAGIDSQLDRYEMRVWGWGPGEESWLVDRQIIMGRHDDAQTLERVDDAIGKTYYRRNGVGMSISRICWDIGGIDPTIVYNRSKKHGLFRVIPIKGASVYGKPVANMPRKRNKNGVYLTEIGTDTAKEQIYNRLTLIPEGDAPMPGAVHFPNNPEIFDLAEAQQLTAEEQVEKWVGGEKKILWDSKKRRNEALDCFVYALAALRISISRWQLNLESLLISLLDEDNQRVPKKTLADYARALSGEE from the coding sequence GTGAATATCTCGAACAGTCAGATTAACGGGCTTCAGTTCTCGGCACGTGCCGGGCTGCGGTCACTCTTCCGGCCCGAGCCGCAAACAGCGGTAGAGTGGGCAGATGAAAATTATTACCTGCCAAAAGAATCAGCCTACCAGGAGGGACGATGGGAAACACTGCCTTTTCAGCGTGCCATCATGAATGCCATGGGCCACGACTACATTCGTGAAGTCAACGTCGTCAAATCTGCGCGAGTAGGCTATTCAAAAATGTTGCTTGGCGTGTACGCCTATTTCATTGAGCACAAGCAGCGTAACTCCCTGATCTGGCTACCGACCGACGGTGACGCTGAGAACTTTATGAAATCGCATGTCGAGCCGACCATCCGTGATATTCCTCCCCTGCTGGCACTTGCGCCGTGGTATGGCAAAAAGAACCGCAACAATACGCTCAGCATGAAGCGATTTTCTAACGGGCGTGGATTCTGGTGCCTGGGCGGTAAGGCGGCCAAAAACTACCGCGAAAAATCAGTGGACGTCGCCGGGTACGACGAGCTGGCAGCATTTGATGAAGACATTGAGAAAGAAGGCTCGCCTACTTTCCTTGGTGACAAGCGTATTGAAGGCTCGGTGTGGCCTAAGTCCATAAGAGGATCCACACCGAAAATTCGCGGTACCTGCCAGATTGAACGCGCCGCCAGCGAATCTGAACATTTTCTGCGTTTCCACGTTGTGTGTCCGCACTGCGGGGAAGAGCAGTATCTTAAATTTGGCGACAGAGAAACGCCATTTGGTTTTAAATGGCTGCCGGGCGAACCTTCCAGCGTCTATTACCTTTGCGAACATAACGCGTGCGTTATTAAGCAGCAGGAACTGGATTTCACCGAAGCGCGCTATATCTGCGAGCGTACCGGTATCTGGACCCGCGACGGCCTTGCCTGGTATTCCTCGACAGGAGAAGAAATTGATCCGCCTGACAGCGTAACGTTCCATATCTGGACTGCGTACAGTCCGTTCACAACGTGGGTGCAGATCGTCAAGGACTGGATAAAAACTAAAGGCGACACAGGCAAGCGTAAAACGTTCGTCAACACCACGCTTGGCGAAACATGGGAAGCAAGGATCGGCGAGCGTCCTGACGCAGAGCTGATCGAAGAACGCAAGGAGTTGTTTCACGCCCCGGTTCCCGATCGCGCCGTCTATCTTACGGCGGGTATCGACTCCCAGCTCGACCGTTACGAAATGCGTGTGTGGGGCTGGGGACCCGGTGAAGAAAGCTGGCTGGTGGACCGGCAAATTATCATGGGGCGTCACGACGATGCGCAGACGCTGGAAAGGGTTGATGACGCTATCGGTAAAACCTACTACCGGCGAAACGGTGTCGGGATGAGTATTTCCCGCATCTGCTGGGATATCGGCGGCATCGATCCGACCATTGTTTATAACCGATCCAAAAAACACGGCCTTTTTCGTGTGATCCCAATTAAAGGGGCATCTGTTTACGGTAAACCTGTTGCGAATATGCCCCGTAAGCGCAATAAAAACGGCGTTTACCTGACGGAAATAGGTACCGACACGGCCAAAGAACAGATTTATAACCGTCTGACGCTCATACCGGAAGGCGATGCACCCATGCCGGGCGCGGTGCATTTCCCCAATAATCCCGAAATATTCGACCTTGCCGAGGCCCAACAGCTGACTGCTGAAGAACAGGTAGAAAAGTGGGTTGGGGGCGAAAAGAAAATACTCTGGGACAGTAAAAAGCGGCGTAATGAAGCGCTTGACTGCTTTGTTTATGCTCTGGCCGCGCTGCGCATCAGTATTTCACGCTGGCAGCTGAACCTTGAATCGCTGCTGATCAGCCTGCTGGATGAAGACAACCAGCGCGTACCTAAAAAGACCCTGGCGGACTATGCCCGGGCATTATCCGGAGAAGAATAA
- a CDS encoding terminase small subunit yields the protein MEVNKKQLSDIFGVSVRTVQNWQDQGMPVSRGGGKGNEVLYESADAIRWYSERDAAIENEKLRKEVEELRIAGESDLQPGTIDYERYRLTRAQADAQELKNAKESAEVVETAFCTFVLSRMAGEIASILDGIPLSVQRRFPELENRHIDFLKKDVIKAMNKAAALDEIIPGLLSEYLEQSD from the coding sequence ATGGAAGTTAATAAAAAGCAGCTCTCCGACATATTCGGCGTCAGCGTGCGAACAGTTCAGAACTGGCAGGATCAGGGCATGCCGGTTTCGCGGGGTGGCGGGAAGGGTAATGAAGTTCTTTATGAGTCAGCCGACGCGATCAGATGGTATTCCGAGCGGGACGCAGCCATTGAAAATGAGAAGCTACGAAAAGAGGTGGAAGAACTGCGCATCGCCGGTGAATCCGATCTGCAGCCGGGCACCATTGATTATGAGCGGTACCGTCTGACCCGGGCTCAGGCGGATGCCCAGGAACTTAAAAATGCCAAAGAATCCGCTGAAGTGGTGGAAACCGCTTTCTGCACGTTCGTGCTCTCACGTATGGCCGGTGAAATAGCCAGTATTCTTGACGGGATCCCCCTGTCGGTGCAGCGGCGATTTCCGGAGCTGGAGAATCGTCACATTGACTTTCTGAAGAAGGATGTCATTAAGGCCATGAACAAAGCAGCGGCGCTGGATGAAATCATACCGGGGTTGCTGAGTGAATATCTCGAACAGTCAGATTAA
- a CDS encoding lysis protein — protein sequence MTFKAKVIVVLVIAGLLAALGWAANHYRDNAIAYKEQRDKAKGDLLLANDAISDMKVRQRDVAALDAKYYGELADAKANIDQLERDVAAGRKRLQLNATCRTNGATGTTSMDDGTGPRLTDAAERDYFTLRERIETITSQLAGLQEYVMEQCLR from the coding sequence ATGACCTTTAAAGCGAAAGTCATCGTTGTGCTGGTTATCGCTGGCCTGCTGGCGGCGCTCGGCTGGGCGGCCAATCATTACCGCGATAATGCCATTGCCTACAAAGAGCAGCGCGATAAGGCAAAGGGCGACTTGCTGCTGGCTAACGATGCCATCAGCGATATGAAGGTGCGCCAGCGCGACGTCGCCGCACTCGATGCGAAATACTACGGAGAACTGGCAGATGCCAAAGCGAATATTGACCAGCTTGAGCGTGATGTTGCTGCTGGCCGTAAGCGGCTGCAACTCAACGCCACCTGTCGAACGAACGGAGCGACCGGCACCACCAGCATGGATGATGGCACCGGCCCCCGACTTACTGACGCCGCTGAACGGGATTATTTCACCCTCAGAGAGCGAATCGAAACCATTACCAGTCAGTTAGCGGGTCTGCAGGAATATGTAATGGAGCAATGTCTCAGGTAA